Proteins co-encoded in one Hyla sarda isolate aHylSar1 chromosome 4, aHylSar1.hap1, whole genome shotgun sequence genomic window:
- the LOC130367255 gene encoding olfactory receptor 11L1-like gives MTLTSNVLVIVLVGVTKSLHSPMYFFLCHLSLSEILFTSNIVPNMLWLILVGGGKVSVTQCLSQFYILCIPTIAQCLLLAAMSFDRYVAICRPLHYATIMTFTHQLQLAASCWLLGFTLTFFVYIFLNKLEFCDLNTINHFYCDFVPLLQLSCSRTMVVVLVIAVETVPVLLSPFILIIVTYILIIRTILKIPSNTGRHKAFSTCSSHLIIVCMYYGTLSSIYIFQPGENSINVRKKPFCPIHTGDSID, from the coding sequence ATGACTTTGACATCAAATGTCCTGGTAATTGTCTTAGTTGGGGTCACCAAAAGCCTCCACTCCCCCATGTACTTCTTCCTTTGTCATTTGTCCTTGTCTGAAATCCTGTTCACCAGTAACATTGTGCCCAACATGTTATGGCTGATACTGGTGGGGGGAGGAAAAGTATCGGTCACCCAGTGTCTGTCTCAGTTCTACATCTTGTGCATTCCAACCATTGCTCAATGCTTGCTGTTGGCGGCCATGTCCTTTGATAGATATGTGGCCATCTGCCGACCATTACACTATGCCACCATCATGACGTTCACTCATCAGCTTCAGTTGGCCGCCTCCTGCTGGTTGTTGGGGTTCACCTTgacattttttgtatatattttcttAAACAAGTTAGAATTTTGTGACCTCAACACCATAAACCACTTCTACTGTGATTTTGTTCCTCTTCTACAATTGTCCTGCTCCAGAACGATGGTTGTAGTGCTGGTCATTGCTGTTGAGACGGTTCCTGTCCTTCTATCACCCTTCATTCTTATCATAGTCACTTACATTTTGATCATTCGGACCATCCTCAAGATTCCCTCAAACACTGGAAGACATAAAGCCTTCTCCACCTGCAGCTCCCACCTGATCATCGTGTGCATGTACTACGGGACATTGTCTTCCATTTATATCTTTCAACCAGGAGAGAATTCCATAAATGTGAGAAAAAAACCTTTCTGTCCTATACACACTGGTGACTCCATTGATTAA